The DNA segment AACAACTTCATCCATCTCAGAGCCGAAGAAATCGACGACGGAGTCGATTCGGCGCTTTCGAGAATAGGTGAGTTCACATCTGCCGATCGCTGCTACCTCTTTGAGTTCTCTCCCGACGGCGAGATTATGGACAATACTTTCGAATGGTGCCAGCCCGGCGTGAGCCGTCAGATCGAACACCTCAAGAATTTGAAGACGACGCGATTCCCGTGGGCGCTTACCAGGCTTCATCGATTCGAGGCAGTCAACATACCGTCGGTATCCGACCTCCCGCCTGAAGCAGCCGCCGAAAAAGAGAATTTCGATTTCCAGAGCATCAAATCACTTTTGCTCGTTCCCATGGTTTACAGCGGACAGCTGCTCGGTTTTGTCGGGCTCGACTCGGTCAGGCGCCAGAGAGAATTCGACGACGACACCATTTCACTTTTGCGTACCAGCGGCGAAATTTTCGTGAACGCCCTCATCCGTGCCCGGGCCGAGAAAGAGTTGAAAGAAGTCAACGAGAAGCTCATTGTCGAAGGCAAATCGCTCGAGAACAAAAATATCGCGATGCGAGAGGTGCTGGCCAGTTTCGAGGAAGAAAAACAGAAAACGAAACAGCACATCCTCACCAATGTCGAAGAGTCGCTGCTTCCCCTGTTAACCCGAGTCAAAGAGGGGACCCGACCATCGCACCAGAAACTCATCGATCTGCTCGAGCAATATCTGAAAGAAATCACATCGCCATACATCGACGAACTCAAATCCTCATACTCGAAACTCACCCCGCGGGAACTCGAGATATGCCGGATGATCAAAGTCGGCCGCCCATCCAAAGACATAGCAGCCATTCTGAATGTCTCTCTTCTGACGGTGCACAAACATCGTGAACAGATCCGCAAGAAGTTGGGGATTAAAAACTCCCGGACCAATCTCAGCAGTTTTCTTCAGTCACTCTAACCATTTAGTCGAAAATTGGATTCACTTTGTCCCGAATGTGAATCTTCTAATAGGCAAAGCAGGTTCTACTTTCCAACACTCTGTTCAAATCGGCGGACGGTCGCCGTGAAGCGTTATGTTGTTATCAGACATATGATTAATGAGTTTATATGACTTCAATTTATGACTATCAAGACCAAATCGATTTCGAATTACGTATTTTTTATACGTATTATGACCGTAACTTAGTCGCATTGACACACACAATTAATAGCGGTAAAATGCGTTTGTGTACAGAGTGCTATCAAGCTTAACCAGATTGTCCAGAGGGGGGATATTATGACGGAACTTGACAAAAGAAGAACCTTTGAGGCAGAGGCTTTGCCGGCGATGGATGCTCTTTATCGGAGCGCTCTTCGTTTGGCGAAAAATCCCTCAGACGCCGAGGACCTCGTACAGGAGACCTATGTCAAGGCGTATCGTTTCTGGGACAAATTCGAACCCGGTTCGAACTGTCGGGCATGGCTGTTCAGGATAATGACAAATGTCTTCATCAACGAATATCGCTCGCGCTCGAGAAACCCGGTATCCGCCAGCAGCGATGAAATAGACGACCGGTTTCTTTACGCCGATGAGGACAGCCGGGATCCGGAGCAGCTTTGGGTCACCAGGACGGTGGGCAGCGATGTTCTCAGGGCGATCGACAGTCTTCCCGATGAGTTCCGGCTGGTGGTGGTGCTTTCGTTCGTGGAGCAGTTTACGTACAAGCAGATTGCCGATATGACCGGTTTACATCTTGGCACCGTAAAATCGCGACTTCATCGCGGCCGTAAACTGTGTCAAAAGATTCTGGCGGGTTACGCCGCCGATTACGGTCTGACGCCGGCCGTAACAGGTTGACTGGACGGATGCTACCGGTTGGAGATATCAGCCGCGGCGGCCCACACTAACGCGGCCAGGGGGACAGAGTAAAACCCGGGGACAGCGGTCACGTGCTCTCGGAAAAAACCCAGGGATGCATGGGAACCTCAGAAACGGAGGGCGGCTCGCAACCGCCCTCACCGCATTAATGAGACTTCTCCAAATCAGCTAATATGCTCATCGAAGAGATTGCTCGATGAATTGAACGCCAGTCGCCTCAACGGCTCTCGCCACTCGACAGTTACCCAGAAAAATGGTTGAAAAAAAGCCGCCGCTCCCTATAAATTCCGTTGGTACCGGTATCGTATAATGAAAAAAACTGGATGGTTACCGGCATCAACGATTTGTAAAGTAATAGAATGATCGATAATCGCGAACAAAAAAGGAGTTGAAATGAAGAATCTGTTGGTCTTTGCCCTGCTGGCCATTCTACCGCTCGGATGCGGTGGTGGCAAAACAGTCACGCGCCTCGACACCGAAAGCGTGACCGACTTGAGCGGCAAATGGAATGACACCGACTCGAGGTTGGTGGCCGAAGAAATGATATCCGACTGTCTGTCGCGCCCGTGGCTGACGGATTTCGCCGCCGCCCAGGGAGCCAAGCCGGTGGTGACAGTTGGAACCATCCGCAATCTCTCCAGCGAGCACATCCAGATGGAAACATTCATCTCGGATTTCGAAAGAGAACTGATAAACTCGTCACAGGTCCGTTTCGTAGCCAGCAAGGAAGCCCGCTCGGAAATTCGCGAAGAACGCTTTGAGCAACAGGAGTTCGCGTCGAAAGAAACCGCCAAGAAACTTCGCGAAGAAACCGGCGCCGATTTCATGCTGCAAGGAGCCATCAAAACCATCACCGATCAGGAAGAAGGCAAGAGCGTGGTTTTCTACCAGACCGACCTCGAACTGATAAATATCGAGAGCATGGAGAAAGTCTGGATTGGCACCAAGAAAATCAAGAAGGGTATCGCCCAGTCAGGCACCAAGTGGTAAACAGCTGTGATCGGTAATCTCGCTACAAAACGGATACTGATAACTCTGGCTTTAATCGGCTTGCTGGGGGGATGTGGCTCGCTGAAAACACGGCGCGGATTCTATGATCCCATCACGGCCGAACTTCGGAGCGGCAACCTTGACAGCTCTCTCGCCCTGCTCGAAAAAGCCAGAGAAGAAAACAAGTACGGCGAGAAAGACCGGTTCATTTATTTTCTCGATGCCGGCATGCTCAATCACTATGCCGGTAACTACCGCGCGAGCAATGATAAGCTGGATTTAGCCGAGGCCGCCGCCGAGGAGTTGTTTACAAAAAGCATCTCCCGGGCGGCGGTATCGCTTCTGCTAAACGACAACGCCCTCGAATACGCCGGCGAGGATTATGAGATTCTCTACGCCAATTTGATCAAAGCGCTCAATTATGCCGAGGGTGGCATGTTCGACGAGGCCTTTGTGGAAATCCGCCGGGCCAATCTCAAACTCGAATTGCTGGAGCAGAAATACGGCGATGCCGCGGCGCAGCTTCAGCGTGGCCTCGAAGACGACACGAATCGTGTCCAAATTGACTATGCTATTGAAAAAGTGCGGTTCCACAACGACGCCTTTGCCCGATATCTGAGCATGCGCATGTATGCCGCCGATGGAAAGATGGATGACGCTCGAATCGACCTGGATTATCTCAAGACCGCTTTCGAAACCCAGCCCCATGTGTACGACTTCGCTATGCCCGAGGTGAAATACCGCTCCGACAGCGCGGCAATTCTCAGCGTGATCGGCTTCGTCGGATTAGCACCCACCAAAGAACCGCTTCGCCTTCGCATCAGAACCGACAAAGACCTCGATCTGGTACAGATACTCTATGATGGTCCCGGAAAGGAGGATGTCGAATACGGGCATATCCCGATGCCGGTTTCGGCAGACTACTATTTCAAGTTCGCCATTCCCACGATAGTCCCGCGGCCCACCGAAGTTGATCGCATCAGGGTACTTGCCAACGGGAGTGTTATCGGCGAGCTGCAACTTCTCGAGGATGTCAGCAAAGTCG comes from the Candidatus Zixiibacteriota bacterium genome and includes:
- a CDS encoding sigma-70 family RNA polymerase sigma factor; this translates as MTELDKRRTFEAEALPAMDALYRSALRLAKNPSDAEDLVQETYVKAYRFWDKFEPGSNCRAWLFRIMTNVFINEYRSRSRNPVSASSDEIDDRFLYADEDSRDPEQLWVTRTVGSDVLRAIDSLPDEFRLVVVLSFVEQFTYKQIADMTGLHLGTVKSRLHRGRKLCQKILAGYAADYGLTPAVTG
- a CDS encoding penicillin-binding protein activator LpoB gives rise to the protein MKNLLVFALLAILPLGCGGGKTVTRLDTESVTDLSGKWNDTDSRLVAEEMISDCLSRPWLTDFAAAQGAKPVVTVGTIRNLSSEHIQMETFISDFERELINSSQVRFVASKEARSEIREERFEQQEFASKETAKKLREETGADFMLQGAIKTITDQEEGKSVVFYQTDLELINIESMEKVWIGTKKIKKGIAQSGTKW